The stretch of DNA GCTTGCGGTAAATCATGATGAGATCGGGCTTGATATGGCAGTCGCGATGATCGGCCTATTCACCAAGAAGCGGGTGATCAACATTGGTAGGAAGCAGGGGCAAGTCAGCGGCAAGTAGATTAACAACTTTCATCAGGGCGGCATCAATGATTTTGCTATGCCTCCCTGATTTTTCCCGCTTATAGTCTCGCTTAAAGCGGACCGTGAACCTAATCTCCCGTATTGAGCTTCTCAAGTAAGTTATTAGGACTTCCCACTGTAACAAGCTCACTGCGTCGGGCGGCTTTCATGGCTTCAATGGTTTCATCATTAGGAACATGGGGTTCGAAAGGTAATGCCTTTTCTTTTGCAATGCGAACGATCATCATGCGGAACGCATCGGAAATAGTGAGTCCGATGGAAGCGAGCACCGCCTCGGCTTCGGCCTTTATGCGCTCGTCAATGCGGGCACGGACAACTGAATTTGTAGCCATATGTTGTTACCTCCTATTGAGCTACATTGTAGCGCAATTAGGGCATAAAGTCAAGCGCGTTTGTCAAACATGTAATTCCAATTCTAAATCAAGGATGTAATGAACTACCCCGCAGTATTTTGCGGGGCAATCAAGGCAGCAAGGGAACACCCCCAAGCGGGTACCCGGACGAAGCCAACGATGATAGCGCCTTGATTTAGGATTGGAATTAGACGAACAATCTCAGCTTTAAATTCCCTGTCGAACTTTCTTCTTCCCTCTGCCATACAAACCTCCTGTTTTATTATAATACCCAGCCCTTGAGGAAAAACTACAAATGCATTTGTCTCTCACAGAGATCACAGAGTTCGCAGGGAAAGGCCGGATAAAAGTTTGTGAATTTTTTTTATTTTTTTGTAAAAATATTCTTGAAAATAATATTTGAAATAGTGTATCTATTAGAATACATGTTTATAAATTAAAGCACATCTTTGTAAACACATCTTTTGTCAAGACATCTTAAGTTAAATCATAAATATCTATTTTAATGGCAATCCTATATTCGGAGGGCATTAAGATCAGTGAATAGTGAATAGCGGATAGTGAACAGTGAATAGCGGTTAAGGCAGTAGATAGGTTATGACTGTTCACTGACGACTATTCACTGAATTTCAAAAAAGGGGGTAACGTGGAAGAACAAATCAGATCAAAGATTGACACAGAACGTGAGTCCTTTAAAGCACTCATGTCTTCTATCAAAGACAAAGGTGTATTAGAACCTATACTTGTAACTCCAAAGGGTGATAATAAGTACCTCCTCATCTTTGGAGAAAGACGCTATCTTGCAGCTCAAAAGCTGGGGTTTGAAACTATCCCGGCAAGAAATGTCAATACAGTCACACAGGATGAAATCCTTGTATTGCAATTAACGGAAAACCTCCAACGTGAAGACGTAAACCCCATAGATCAGGCTAATGGTATATTAGCCTTAATTCAGGCACGACATCCTGATAAGAATTATAATTTGGATAGTGTAATGAAGGAGTTGGTGAATTATGATCTCAAGCCTAACTCTGTATCGAAGGAAATGACAGACACTGTGTCTGTCATTTCTGAAATCTCCGTAAAGTCAACAAGGACGCTGTCTCGCACAATTTCCCTTCTAAAACTGGTTCCCAAAATTCAGGACGTAATTGCCGGTGGAAAACTCCCTGTTTCACAGGGGTATCTCTTTGCCGCTAACCTTGGAAGTCCTGACTTTTTTACCATATTTGATGAAATAATGGAGACCCCTGTAACGAATGTTAAATTAGAGAAAATGCTTACTGCATACAAAAAAGCCAAACCGAAATCAACATCTAAGCCTATGCCTATTAAAAAGAAAGTTGCTGTCTTAAAAAATGCAAAATCATACTTTGAAAAAAAGACCGGGATGTATACGAAATCAG from Pseudomonadota bacterium encodes:
- a CDS encoding ParB/RepB/Spo0J family partition protein → MEEQIRSKIDTERESFKALMSSIKDKGVLEPILVTPKGDNKYLLIFGERRYLAAQKLGFETIPARNVNTVTQDEILVLQLTENLQREDVNPIDQANGILALIQARHPDKNYNLDSVMKELVNYDLKPNSVSKEMTDTVSVISEISVKSTRTLSRTISLLKLVPKIQDVIAGGKLPVSQGYLFAANLGSPDFFTIFDEIMETPVTNVKLEKMLTAYKKAKPKSTSKPMPIKKKVAVLKNAKSYFEKKTGMYTKSDIQTFLDELRVLVSFMEKHVETAPEIVSVKQTDKKPVPQV
- a CDS encoding type II toxin-antitoxin system RelB/DinJ family antitoxin, whose product is MATNSVVRARIDERIKAEAEAVLASIGLTISDAFRMMIVRIAKEKALPFEPHVPNDETIEAMKAARRSELVTVGSPNNLLEKLNTGD